In the genome of Dehalococcoidales bacterium, one region contains:
- a CDS encoding biotin transporter BioY, which produces MQLVSAIDRTRYNIFEWRYNLSIPMKLVMAVAMAVMTGLLAQVRVFVEWSPVPITGQTLAVLLAGVLLGRRWGGASMAIYAVLGVAGVPWFTGWTSGLGATGGYLIGFILAALFIGYVTDKYIKSRYFLSMLGVMMLASAVLIYVPGIIWLALWLKAVTGTSFGIIPLFTMGVIPFLAGDAVKCVTAAIITKTVIPKKDYGTCND; this is translated from the coding sequence ATGCAATTAGTATCAGCAATTGATAGAACAAGATATAATATTTTTGAATGGCGCTATAATTTAAGCATTCCGATGAAGCTCGTTATGGCTGTTGCCATGGCGGTAATGACTGGTTTGCTTGCTCAAGTGAGGGTGTTCGTAGAGTGGAGCCCGGTTCCTATTACCGGACAGACACTTGCCGTGCTGCTTGCCGGTGTTTTGCTTGGCAGACGCTGGGGCGGTGCCAGTATGGCAATCTATGCCGTTTTGGGCGTGGCAGGTGTGCCTTGGTTTACCGGTTGGACCAGCGGGCTGGGAGCTACCGGCGGATACCTGATTGGGTTTATTTTAGCGGCTCTGTTTATCGGTTACGTAACCGATAAATATATTAAATCCAGATATTTTCTTAGCATGCTCGGTGTAATGATGCTTGCTTCTGCTGTTCTTATCTATGTACCCGGAATTATATGGCTTGCTTTATGGCTGAAGGCAGTTACCGGTACATCGTTCGGTATTATTCCTTTGTTTACAATGGGGGTTATTCCTTTTCTGGCGGGCGATGCCGTAAAATGTGTTACCGCCGCCATAATTACTAAAACAGTAATACCCAAAAAGGATTACGGTACCTGTAACGACTAG